A genomic stretch from Penicillium digitatum chromosome 4, complete sequence includes:
- a CDS encoding Peptidase S1C, HrtA/DegP2/Q/S — translation MDGKGDMGAKRKRSTAANASEHPNKQLRPEPAVLTPDDSTPANGTIYEVEEDVDEAPSPVAIPATTDSPEWQATIERVVKCAVSIHFCQTCSFDTELSMSSQATGFVVDAERGYILTNRHVVGAGPFWGYCIFDNHEECDVQPVYRDPVHDFGILRFDPAKIRYMDVTELKLQPDGARVGTEIRVVGNDAGEKLSILSGVISRLDRNAPEYGEGYCDFNTNYIQAAAAASGGSSGSPVVNLAGHAVALQAGGRADGAATDYFLPLDRPLRALECIRQAQPVTRGTIQTQWVLRPFDECRRLGLTPEWEAAIRAASPTETNMLAAEIILPEGPADGKLLEGDVLIKVNGELLTQFVRLDDILDSNVGESVKLLVQRGGQDVEVECQVGNLHDITPDRFVTVAGASFHNLSYQQSRLYAIATRGVYVCESAGSFKLENTVAGWIIDSIDKRPIRNLDEFVEVMKNIPDRTRVVISYRHIRDLHTKGTSIIYVDRHWHPKMRMAVRNDESGVWDFSDIADPIPAELPIPREANFIQLDGISQPAAAEIVRSFVRVSCIMPLKLDGYPQAKKTGFGLVIDAEKGLVIVSRAIVPYDLCDINITVADSIIVSAKVVFLHPLQNYSIIQYDPSLVKAPVKSAQLSTNYIKQGQDTIFVGFNQNYRIVVAKTTVTDITTVSIPANAAAPRYRAINLDAVTVDTGLSSQCSNGVLVGEDGVVQALWLNYLGERSTSSHKDVEYHLGLATPYLLPVISKIQQGEVPTLRILNMESYVVQMSQARIMGVSQEWINKVTEANPSRHQLFMVRKVDSPPAGIIPDPSTSFQEADIILTLDNQIITRVSELDVMYEKEFLDALVIRNGEEVRIRVPTVPTRDIETDRALAFCGAVLQKPHHAVRQQISKVHSEIYVSARSRGSPAYHYGLAPTNFLTAVNSVSTPDLDSFIREVRKIPDNEYFRIRAVTFDNVPWVVTMKKNDHYFPMSEYVKDPTTESGWRTISYETQIGVAPDAVNLNPDAMDEAADGGASEIEPDMP, via the exons ATGGATGGCAAGGGCGACATGGGTGCAAAGCGAAAGCGTAGCACAGCGGCCAATGCTTCCGAGCATCCCAACAAGCAACTCAGACCTGAGCCCGCAGTCTTGACTCCCGACGATTCGACACCTGCCAACGGAACCATCTATGAGGTCGAGGAGGATGTAGATGAAGCTCCCTCGCCAGTCGCCATCCCCGCTACAACAGACTCGCCTGAATGGCAGGCTACCATCGAGAGGGTCGTGAAATGCGCTGTCTCCATTCACTTCTGTCAGACCTGTTCGTTCGATACGGAGCTCTCCATGTCCAGTCAAGCAACTGGTTTCGTGGTGGATGCAGAGCGTGGCTACATATTGACCAATCGCCACGTTGTCGGTGCTGGTCCTTTCTGGGGATACTGTATATTTGACAACCACGAGGAA TGCGATGTTCAGCCTGTATACCGGGACCCCGTTCATGATTTCGGAATCTTGAGGTTTGACCCGGCGAAAATTCGATATATGGATGTCACTGAGCTTAAGCTCCAGCCAGATGGAGCGCGAGTTGGCACGGAAATCCGTGTTGTGGGAAACGACGCTGGAGAAAAGCTGAGCATTCTGTCTGGTGTGATCAGTCGACTGGACCGAAACGCACCGGAGTATGGAGAGGGCTACTGTGATTTCAACACAAACTACATCCAGGCCGCAGCTGCAGCCAGTGGTGGTAGTTCGGGAAGTCCAGTGGTCAATCTCGCTGGCCATGCAGTTGCTCTGCAGGCTGGTGGTCGAGCTGACGGTGCTGCAACAGACTACTTTTTGCCGCTGGACCGCCCGCTTCGCGCACTGGAGTGTATCCGCCAAGCTCAGCCTGTCACTCGTGGTACAATTCAAACACAATGGGTCTTGAGGCCTTTCGACGAGTGTCGCCGTCTTGGTCTGACCCCCGAGTGGGAGGCTGCTATACGTGCCGCATCACCCACTGAAACAAACATGCTTGCAGCGGAGATCATTCTTCCAGAGGGGCCCGCAGATGGCAAGTTGTTGGAGGGAGACGTGCTTATCAAGGTGAATGGAGAGCTCCTTACGCAGTTTGTTCGTCTCGATGACATCCTTGACTCGAATGTCGGCGAATCTGTCAAGTTGCTTGTTCAGAGAGGCGGCCAAGACGTTGAGGTCGAGTGTCAAGTGGGAAATCTTCATGATATCACCCCCGATCGCTTCGTGACAGTTGCTGGCGCCAGCTTCCATAATTTATCATACCAGCAGTCACGTCTGTATGCCATTGCCACACGCGGAGTCTATGTTTGTGAGTCAGCGGGCTCTTTCAAGCTGGAGAACACAGTGGCAGGGTGGATCATTGATTCGATTGACAAGCGGCCCATCCGTAACCTTGATGAGTTCGTTGAGGTCATGAAGAACATTCCCGATCGCACTCGCGTGGTGATCTCCTACCGCCATATTCGCGATCTCCACACTAAGGGAACTAGTATCATCTACGTTGATCGTCACTGGCATCCTAAGATGCGGATGGCGGTCCGTAATGACGAGTCTGGTGTCTGGGATTTCTCCGACATCGCCGATCCCATTCCTGCTGAACTCCCTATCCCAAGAGAGGCCAACTTTATCCAATTAGACGGTATCAGCCAGCCTGCTGCTGCCGAGATTGTCCGTAGCTTCGTGCGTGTATCATGCATCATGCCCTTGAAACTAGATGGATATCCGCAAGCAAAGAAGACTGGATTTGGACTGGTCATCGATGCCGAGAAGGGTCTAGTGATAGTATCACGAGCCATTGTTCCCTACGATCTTTGCGACATCAACATCACTGTGGCCGACTCCATCATTGTCAGTGCTAAGGTTGTCTTCCTACACCCGCTTCAGAACTACAGCATCATCCAATACGACCCCAGTCTCGTCAAGGCTCCGGTCAAGAGCGCCCAGCTCAGCACTAACTATATCAAACAAGGCCAAGATACTATCTTTGTCGGGTTTAATCAAAACTACCGCATTGTCGTAGCCAAAACTACCGTCACTGATATTACAACCGTGTCAATCCCCGCCAACGCGGCTGCCCCTCGTTACCGAGCAATCAACCTCGACGCTGTCACTGTGGATACTGGGCTAAGTTCACAATGTTCCAACGGTGTGCTTGTCGGCGAAGACGGTGTGGTACAAGCTTTGTGGTTGAACTATCTCGGTGAGCGCTCTACAAGCTCTCACAAGGATGTCGAATACCACCTGGGCCTTGCCACTCCATACCTGCTTCCCGTGATTTCCAAGATCCAGCAAGGGGAAGTCCCAACATTGCGAATTTTGAACATGGAAAGCTATGTTGTGCAGATGAGCCAGGCTCGCATCATGGGCGTTTCCCAGGAGTGGATTAACAAGGTCACTGAGGCTAACCCATCGCGCCACCAGCTGTTCATGGTACGCAAGGTTGACAGCCCTCCGGCAGGCATCATCCCCGACCCCAGCACCAGCTTCCAAGAAGCCGACATCATTCTCACCCTAGATAACCAGATCATCACCCGCGTTTCAGAGCTAGATGTCATGTATGAAAAAGAATTCCTGGATGCACTGGTCATTCGAAATGGCGAGGAAGTGCGCATCCGCGTCCCCACAGTGCCAACTCGGGATATTGAGACAGATCGTGCCCTTGCCTTCTGCGGTGCTGTTCTACAGAAGCCCCACCATGCTGTTCGCCAGCAGATCTCCAAGGTCCACAGCGAGATCTACGTGAGCGCGAGG AGCCGTGGTTCCCCCGCTTACCACTACGGTCTTGCACCCACCAACTTCCTCACTGCTGTCAACAGTGTCTCGACTCCAGACCTGGACAGCTTCATTCGGGAAGTCCGCAAAATTCCTGACAACGAGTACTTCCGTATTCGTGCCGTGACCTTCGACAACGTCCCCTGGGTTGTCACCATGAAGAAGAATGATCACTAC TTCCCCATGTCCGAATATGTCAAGGATCCCACCACAGAATCTGGCTGGCGCACCATCTCCTACGAAACTCAAATTGGGGTGGCACCCGACGCTGTGAATCTCAACCCCGATGCCATGGATGAGGCTGCAGATGGAGGAGCTAGTGAAATCGAACCGGATATGCCGTAA